ctaaatatttttgtaagtcATTCAATGTGTTCTCATATTTGTCCAAATCTAGTTGCATATCAGCTAAATTGTTATTTGCTTGAGCTATGTCGCTTTCTAATTTAGCTGTGTAATCCTGTAATTTGTCACAGTTTAAGCATTGCTTTGTGCAATCATTGCAAATTTCAACGTTATTGTTATCGACAGAAGGTGCAATTTGCATTGGATCATCTATCTGCGTCCCAGTTTCACAACGTTGCACTTTTAAACCGTCTATATAATCTTGTAAAGTCTTCAAGCTTAACTGAGACTTAATCAACTCTTTTTCAGCATTTGAAACCTTATTTTGAGTCTTCTTAAGGTCTATTCTTAACTTGGCACGTGTGTCCTTTAATTTATTACATTCTACAGTTTTCTCCTTACAATTACTACATATCGGGTCATCTGTTTGTGTCTCAGAGGTTATTTTATCGATTTTAACATCAAGACGCTTTTGTAACTCTTTGAAATCCTTCTCACACTCGATGAGTTCCGTTTGCATGAGAGAAACATTGTTATTGGCAGTTTTCAGGTCGTTTTGGACATTTACTAAATCATTTTGTAACTTTTCACATTCGAGGCATGTTTTAGTGCAGTCACATTCGTTGTTATTTGTTACTTCCTTAAATTCGTCAGTCTGAGTGTCCGTATTTGACGTATCCAAGTTATCACGATCATTGTATTCAAATAGTTGTGATTTGGACATGTTGCCAGAGGCGTCAGGTGTATGTCGAGTCATATTGCAAAAGCTGAGTCGAATCTCGTCGAAGAGCGATAAGTTGGAGGCGCGTCCAAGCTCCTGATCTTTAAGAGCTTTAATGAAAGCATCTTCTTCTAACACATGATTATCTATGGTAAACAGAATGAATAAGCAAGCGTGGTTAAAATTAGCATGAACAGACAAGTGTGGACGTGAAAAGTCAAAGAATTCAGTTTAAATAGTTCCAGTCTATTTCGTAGTTGCTTTTTTGAGTGTATCCTTCTTTGACTTTAAACATCTAATATTACATGAAAAAAATAAGACTGATGGTAGCGGGAGTGTATGGTTGCGGATGCGgaaacagtggcggatttgtccTAAGGCCCAATAGGCCCGGGCCTacggcggcaagatattaggggcggcaaattgtgacaaaaacttcgctgatgataacaagaaataactcaaaatgtagtcaatatgctGCTGTGATatggtgctgagaaaggggcgggtACAGGGCCTGGgacaaagactgcaaatccgccactatGGGGAAACGGATCACAATATCATCCTTAGCAGATTCCTGATAGGCACACACATTTGATTTTAAAACTCTCAATGCCATTGGCAGTCCATACATAGGGCCATAAAGTTATTACACTATTAGATACAACATTTTAATACCGTTCTGCACTTAAGTTTCTATGTGCAGCTGGGCAACCTATGTGTATTTGTACTTAAATTTTGTTCCAGCCATTTGTTCGATGGCGTAGGGAGTGTTAAAATTCTACTTTAGATCAATATTTTGCTCATAACTCCAGTAATTTTATGATGTATGAACTCAATGTAATAATAACCTTTACCTTGTCAATGCCTCCCGGAGCCTTAAGCTCCAGAGGTATAAGCTCCGAATAATCAAAGTACGTACCTAATTGTAATAAGTGGTGAACGGTGTTGGTCACACATACTGTATATAGTgttaaaatactttataatataaagtaatattatttaagccTTTCTTGTAGTGACTGTttgtttacctaaataaattaaaaaaaaaactctcatAAGGAACCTTGCAACCTTGCAATAGTCAGTACCTGAAGAGAACCGGCTGTCCGCATTGAGGGTGTCCAGAGCCGTCAGCATCTGGTCCTCAGTGTAGCTGACGTCTATCGAGCGGTCGAGTCGCAGCTGTGTTTGGTTGGAGCGGTTCAGGACGTCCTTTAGCTCCATTTCTAGGATCACCTGAAAATTTACATTTGTTAAAGTAACAAAAACATTCTGCTttgacatatttaattacacaaacgggtctaccgcgatataatttcattgtttttacctttaattccgacgtttcagctgagttgcaccagctgtggtcagctgtatacccgtttgtgtaattaaatatgtgtacaaaacgcgagagtttaaagtgttatattctGCTTTGAGTTAATACGGATCATGCCTTTTTCTTAGACGTAATACTGCACAATCAAATGAATCATGGAGGAGTAAGTTTGGTGAATAGAAAGCAATCTGAGAAAGAAAGGATTCATTGACTTAAGTCATCCTGTCAGTGTAATTGGGCTACTATGAAGAGTATGAAGACATTGACAGCACAAGAGGCAATGAATCAGGGCACATGATACGAAACTACAATTTATTTAAGACCATAGTAGAAGGACAAATTAaaagcccatcaacgtgcacactagcgccattgcgtccaaaaagttaaaacggccgttgttgttttgagttcatagatcgacgaatccataaacttaaaaactagtctgttgtattcaaaaggtacttaaatataaaatacagtacgtagcggctcccttttttaaatatctttcgttaaatttaaataatcacgattatttagtaGTGGCGTtggtgtgcacgttgatgggctcttaaaggATCAAGTCGTGGAAGGCCAAGAAATGCGAAGGTTAATATAGTATCAGAAGCTCAAAACAGCAAAGAAGCATGATGAATGGCAGTTACTCCACAGCAGTCTAtggcttttttttattatataggaggcaaacgagcagacggatcacctgatggtaagcgattaccgccgcccatggacacccgcaacaccagaaggattttagatgggagtacgctcttttcttgaaggtttgtaggtcgtatcggtccggaaataccgcaggcgacagttcattaACGTGACATTCCTTCTCCTTTAGCATCTGCTGCACCAGATCCTCCTGGTCCTGCAGGCGCGCCGCCAGCTCGGCTCTCTCCCGCTTCAGCAGCTCGTTCTGTTCTAGAAGGGAAGCTTGTCGTGACGCGTACATCTCGTTGATGCGGTGACATTCTTCTTTGGACTTGCTTAAAGAAGCACGATGAATGGCAGTTACTCCACAGCGGTCTGTATGACGAGACATACCTTCTCTTTAAGCATCTGCTGCACCAGATCCTCCTGGTCCTGCAGCCGCGACGCCAGCTCGGCTCTCTCCCGCTTCATCAGTTCGTTCTGTTCTAGAAGGGAAGATTGTCGTGACGCGTACATCTCGTTGATGCGGTGACATTCTTCTTTGGACTTGCTTAAAGAAGCATGATGAATGGCAGTTACTCCACAGCGGTCTGTATGACGAGACATACCTTCTCTTTAAGCATCTGCTGCACCAGATCCTCCTGGTCCTGCAGCCGCGCCGCCAGCTCGGCTCTCTCCCGCTTCAGCAGCTCGTTCTGTTCTAGAAGGGAAGCTTGTCGTGACGCGTACATCTCGTTGATGCGGTGGCATTCTTCTTTGGACTTGCTTAGGAGCTCTTGTAGGGTTAGTTTCTGGAATAAAATAGAAAGCATTAATGaagaaaccggacaagtgcgagtcggttccgtacttattagtatttgttgtaatagcggcaacagaaatacatcatctatgaatatttcaactgtctagctatcacagttcacgagatacagcctggtgacaaacagacagatggatagtggagtcttagtaatagggtcccgtttttaccctttgggtgcggaTCCCTAAAAAAGTGACTCTTCTTCATAGTCTAACTAACGCGTAGTTTTATCAAACTCGTTCATGGCCTAACTTCCGACCTGATGTCTGTATCATATGTGTGTCCCAGGGTCTTCGAACAAGTAAAACTGCATCTACGAAAagttttgtcagtagaaaaaaagaGAAATTTGAAAAACGTAGGCGCGAAAGTTCTATCTTCCTTACTGCTTTTtcattttctactgacaaaattgtCTGACTATATGTATGTGTATTGATTTTCGTAAGTCTAGTCAGCAGGGTCCAGGATCCAGGGCCTTACATCGGCCTCTAAAGTGGCCGCCTGCTCCAAGGCCGCGGTGGCGCGCCGCTGTGCCGTGTCGCGCTCACGCTTGGCCACGCCCAGCGCCTGCTCGCTACTGCATAGTCGCTCGCACGCTTCCTCGTAATCGCGGCGCTCGTGGGTCAATGTCATGTTTTCTTCACGGAGCctacagaaaaaaaagaaaaaagaactAAAGTCCTTGTAGATGTTGTAGTCTGTGGTATTCTCTCTTCACATTGGTGATTGTAATTTTAGCATTCTCTCGACAATGCATCATCACACTTTGTCTGTAGTTTCACTCCCCAATAgagatgatgacacatgttgaattttacaacaaaatctagtaaaatagatagcaaatgagcaatttatcacaatattgtggatattaaataaatatatggaaATCCATAtccagtccatacaaaagttttcacaattgtgcaaggttttcggcagaagggtaagctcttaaaggcgactccggttattaaatgctctaagcaagTTACGTATCATTTGACCAGTAATGAGAAGGATAAAAGCTTTCAAtttgttaaataatattaataaaatgaagATACCTATTGAATTACGCTTCGCGTATCATCGATCTTGCGGTCGGCGAAGGCCAGTTGTTTATAGAGTGTGGTCATTAATCattataatatacttatatattatatacatataattacaTGTTGAGGTGTGAGCGCAGCGAGTCCCGCTCGGCGCTGAGCGCGGCCAGCGCCTCTTCGTGCTGTCGGTCGGTGAAGACCAGTTGTCTATAGAGTGTGGTCATTATATATAATTACATGTTGAGGTGTGAGCGCAGCGAGTCCCGCTCGGCGCTGAGCGCGGCCAGCGCCTCTTCGTGCTGTCG
The genomic region above belongs to Cydia splendana chromosome 13, ilCydSple1.2, whole genome shotgun sequence and contains:
- the LOC134796200 gene encoding interaptin-like isoform X2, which encodes MDLDRDTSNTDECLETALQIFDYCGAKSTGTLHVGALMDKFAPSVKTNNVEFSYLKTLLDPNQSNPEINVPQLASALNAFTDSQKTKLDLDESFNLKSGMGPQDSDSGISNDGYVILEELQAELREKSHLAAKLRSQLDFTDRQHEEALAALSAERDSLRSHLNMLREENMTLTHERRDYEEACERLCSSEQALGVAKRERDTAQRRATAALEQAATLEADKLTLQELLSKSKEECHRINEMYASRQASLLEQNELLKRERAELAARLQDQEDLVQQMLKEKVILEMELKDVLNRSNQTQLRLDRSIDVSYTEDQMLTALDTLNADSRFSSDNHVLEEDAFIKALKDQELGRASNLSLFDEIRLSFCNMTRHTPDASGNMSKSQLFEYNDRDNLDTSNTDTQTDEFKEVTNNNECDCTKTCLECEKLQNDLVNVQNDLKTANNNVSLMQTELIECEKDFKELQKRLDVKIDKITSETQTDDPICSNCKEKTVECNKLKDTRAKLRIDLKKTQNKVSNAEKELIKSQLSLKTLQDYIDGLKVQRCETGTQIDDPMQIAPSVDNNNVEICNDCTKQCLNCDKLQDYTAKLESDIAQANNNLADMQLDLDKYENTLNDLQKYLDEGANRNDFLDAMSQNLQTKLDILESACMAQKEKIESMTFEMSCIESQTDYDVASVGTQASVPCLQCESRTAVAPQRSIRRLLWESLKCLFQAFAVLCFIFALSSLYGVTRRRGCGERELPWRWLDAQEFMDLLLRIEYVADVPM
- the LOC134796200 gene encoding interaptin-like isoform X1, which translates into the protein MTTLYRQLVFTDRQHEEALAALSAERDSLRSHLNMLREENMTLTHERRDYEEACERLCSSEQALGVAKRERDTAQRRATAALEQAATLEADKLTLQELLSKSKEECHRINEMYASRQASLLEQNELLKRERAELAARLQDQEDLVQQMLKEKVILEMELKDVLNRSNQTQLRLDRSIDVSYTEDQMLTALDTLNADSRFSSDNHVLEEDAFIKALKDQELGRASNLSLFDEIRLSFCNMTRHTPDASGNMSKSQLFEYNDRDNLDTSNTDTQTDEFKEVTNNNECDCTKTCLECEKLQNDLVNVQNDLKTANNNVSLMQTELIECEKDFKELQKRLDVKIDKITSETQTDDPICSNCKEKTVECNKLKDTRAKLRIDLKKTQNKVSNAEKELIKSQLSLKTLQDYIDGLKVQRCETGTQIDDPMQIAPSVDNNNVEICNDCTKQCLNCDKLQDYTAKLESDIAQANNNLADMQLDLDKYENTLNDLQKYLDEGANRNDFLDAMSQNLQTKLDILESACMAQKEKIESMTFEMSCIESQTDYDVASVGTQASVPCLQCESRTAVAPQRSIRRLLWESLKCLFQAFAVLCFIFALSSLYGVTRRRGCGERELPWRWLDAQEFMDLLLRIEYVADVPM